Below is a genomic region from Kribbella qitaiheensis.
GGGTCGAGGTCGCCTGCCCGAAGTGTGGTGGACCCGCCGAGCGGGACACCGACACGATGGACACCTTCGTCGACTCGTCCTGGTACTTCCTGCGGTACACGTCGCCGGAGTACACGGATGGGCCGTTCGATCGCGCCGCCGCGGATCGCTGGATGCCGACGTACCAGTACGTCGGTGGCAAGGAGCACGCGGTCCTGCACCTGCTGTACGCGCGCTTCTTCACCAAGGCGCTGCACGACATGGGCATGCTGGACGCCGTCGAGCCGTTTGCCCGGCTGATGAACCAGGGCCAGGTGATCAACGAAGGCAAGTCGATGAGCAAGTCACTGGGCAACGGGGTCAACCTGGGCGACCAGCTGGACGAGTTCGGTGTCGACGCGATCCGGCTGACGATGGTCTTCGCCGGTCCGCCGGACGACGACATCGACTGGGCCGACCTGTCCCCGGGTGGATCGCTGCGCTTCCTGCAGCGGGCCTGGCGGCTGAGCGGTTCGGTCGAGTCCCCGGTCGGCGCCGATGTCTCCACCGGTGACGTGGCGCTGCGCAAGCTCACCCACCGCACGGTGGCCGACGCGACCGAGCTGATCGAGTCGTACCGGTTCAACGTGATGGTCGCCCGGGTGATGGAGCTGGTGAACGCGACCCGGAAGGCGATCGACTCCGGACCGGGCGCGGCCGACCCCGCAGTACGGGAAGCCGCCGAGACGGTGGCGATCCTGCTGAGCCTGGTCGCGCCGTACACGGCCGAGGACATGTGGGAGAACCTGGGCCACGAGCCGACCGTCGCGAAGGCCGGCTGGCCGAAGGTCGACCCGGCGCTGCTGGTCCAGGACTCGGTCACGGCCGTGGTCCAGATCGCCGGCAAGGTGAAGGAGCGGCTGGAGGTGTCCCCGGACATCACCGACGCCGAGCTGGAGAAGCTGGCGCTGGCCTCCGAGGCGGTTCAGGCCGCGCTGGACGGTCGTGGGATCCGGAAGGTCATCGCCCGCGCGCCGAAGTTGGTCAACATCGTTCCGGCCTGAGACGCTGCCGTATGCGTTCCGAGCTGATCGATGTCGGTACCGGTGACCAGCAGGTCGTTTTCGATCTGACCAGCAAGTGCGAGCAGTTCGTCGCCGCTGAGGCCCATCAGGCCCAGGGCGACGGGCTGCTGCACGTCTTCGTGCCGCACGCGACGGCCGGAGTGGCGATCCTGGAGACGGGAGCGGGCAGCGATACGGATCTGCTCGCCGTACTGGAGCAGCTGCTGCCGCGGGACTTCGAGTGGCAGCACCGGCACGGGTCGGCGGGGCATGGGCGCGATCACGTGCTGCCCGCCTTGATCCCGCCGTACGCGACGGTGCCGGTGATCGGTGGCCGGATGATGCTCGGCAGCTGGCAGTCGATCTGCCTGGTCGACACCAATGTGGACAACCCGCGCCGGCAGGTCCGGCTGTCCTGGCTGCCAAGCTGACGTTTCAAGCTGTTTGTGGACTACCGGGTAATGAAGAATTCCGGTGTTTGGTGACTTATCGTGATGTTGCCTGTCACGTTACGTTCGCGAAACACATCTCCGGTTGACTGTTGCGCATGGCGGCGACGGGGAACTTCCGGGAACAGTGGCTCGGTCTTGGCACCGAACTGGTGGTCCGCGCGACCCGGAGCATCTGCGCCGGCAGCCTCCTGAACGCTGATTCGGGGCGTGCGGTGACCGCCGCCCGGATAGAGGAGTGGGCCGGAGTGCTTTCTCTCTACGAGCCCCAGCTTTCCCTTGTCGAGCCCCAGAACGAGTCCGTGGCCGTACGCGCGACCGCCTGACAATGACATTCTTGCGGCGTCAGTAATTACCTCTCCTCTTTCCTCTGCGTGGTCGGGTCGGACGAAATTCAACCATTCTGTCCGGATCCCGGCGGGACGCTGTGCTGGCGTCCGGGCGGCAGCCGCGTCCAGAATCTGAGAAGGTGTCACGCTATGTTGTGCGAGGGACGTGTGAGGCTCTGAAGGGGTGACGGGCTTTGTCGGACGCGGATGGCCGGGCTGAGGGACGGCGCGACTTTGCTGACCTCTTGCTCGACTTGAGGGTTCAGGCAGGGCTCTCCCAGGAGGAGTTGGCCGACCGGGCCGGACTGAGTGTCCGCACCATCCGTGAGCTCGAGGCAGGCCGGGTCGCGCGGCCACGGAAGGACTCCGCGCGGCTGCTCGCCGAGGGCCTCGGCCTGCGTGACGGCGACGCCGGCAAGTTCCTCGTCGCCGCTGGTCACGCCACTGTTCGGCCCGTGATCGCAGTGGCTGCCCCGGCTCCGGCAGGGCTGCGCTGGCGCGGCACCAGGCCGATCCCGGACGGCCTCGTCGGTCGCGAAACCGAGTTGATCGAGCTGGAGGGGCTGCTGCGGCAGAACCGCCTCGTCACGCTGGTCGGTCCGGGCGGCGTCGGCAAGACCGAGCTGGCTCTGGCCGCGGCCGACCGCTTCTCGGGTGCCGACACGACCGTGGTCGTCGTCGACCTGACCACGGTCCAGCGCGACGCCGCAGTAGCGTCCGCGATCCTCGACGCCTTCGGGACCGCTCCCGGGACGTCCGACCTCGACGATGTACTGGCCGGCCGGAAGCCCGGCGACCTGGTGATCGTGGAGGACAACGCCGAACACGTGCTCGACGGGGTCGCGACGGTGGCCAACCGGATGGTTCGCAGCTACCCCGGCATCGGCGTACTGGTGACGTCGCGGATCCCGCTCGGTCTGCCTCACGAGGTCGTACGCCGGGTGCAGGTGCTCGGCGTACCGGCGAACGACAAGGACTTTGCCGAGATCGCCGCGAGCCCAGCCGTAGAGATGTTCGTACGGCGCGCTGCCCGAGTGCGTCCGGGCTTCCAGCTGACCCAAGAGAACTCGGCGACCGTCGCCCGGCTCTGCCAGCGGCTGGACGGGTTGCCGCTGGCCTTGGAACTGGCGGCCGCGCGGGCCGGGTCCCTGTCCGTGGAGACGATCCTCGCTGCGTTGGACGACAGGTTCCGGCTGCTGTCGGGGCCACGGCGGTTCGGCGCTCCACACCAGCGCACGCTTGCCGACACGATCGCCTGGAGTGTGGACGCGCTGTCCGACCCGGCGCGCCAATTGCTGTATCGCGCGTCGATGCTGGGCTCGCCGTTCACGCTGGACGCGGTGGTCGGCGTCTGCACGGGGCTGCCGATCGAGGCCGCCGACGTACCGATGCTGCTGGCCGAGCTGGTGGACAAGTCCCTGCTGCAGCCGGTGCTGGAGTTCGAGGCGCTGTACGGCGCGCGGTACAAGATGCTGGAGACGATCCGCGAGCACGCGTACGCCGGGTTGTCGTCGCAGGATGAGGACCTGACCGAGTTCCGCGATCGGACGGTCACCTGGTGCTCGACGTACGTGGAAGGGCTGGACGGGGCCTGGTCGAGTCCGGACCGGGACCGGCGGTACCGCGCCGCCAATGCGAACTCGGCCACTTTCGAGGTGGCGCTGGAGCGCGCGGCGGAGTTGGGGGAGTGGGACACGGTTGCGCGGATCGTGCTCGGATTCCGGGTCGCCTGGCAGTACCAGGCAAGCGTTGCGGAGAGCGGGATCCAATGGGCCGGCGCTGCTGCGGAACACGTGACCGACAAGGAGACCAGCGGTCGGTTGCTGGCGATCGCCGGTCGGCTCTCCAACCTCACCGGCGACGTCCGGGCCGCGCGGCGGCACTACGGTGAGGCGCGGACGTTGATGCCGCCCGAGTCGGAGATGGGCTTGGTGGCGCGGGCCGGCTGGGTATCGTCCGGCTCAGTGCTGCTCGACACTGTGAGCCTGGCCGAGATTCCGACGCTGGTAGAGGATGCACGCGGGCATGGTGACCCGCAGCGATCCGCGACCGTGCAGGCGATCTGCGGGCTCGCGCTAGCTCGCTGGGGACGGCTGCCCGAGGCCAAGGAGCTGCTGCTGGCCTGGGCGGCCGCGCTGTCCAACCCGGGGGTCTACCCGGACGAGATCGCGTACATGGCCCTGAGTCGGGTCGAGCTGGAGCTGGGCAACCTGGACGAGGCCCGCCGCTGGGCGGAGCTGGCCAGGGACAGCCAGGCCTCGGACGACCCGGAGCGGACCAAGGTGGCCGGCTGCCTGGCCATGGTGGAGTTCCAGGCCGGCAAGTACGACCAGGCCCGTTCTCTGCTGGACGAGGCGGACGCGGACATCCGTGGCCATCGGGGCTACTTCGACTACCTGGTGATGCTGTACCGCAGCCGGTTGGCCCGGCAGAACGACGACGCGGAGCAGGCTCGCCTGTCGATCCGGGACGCCGTGAGCCGGCTGCTGGCCGAGGGGCGGGTCGTGTACCTGCTGGACGTGCTGCCCGAGGCTGTGGCGGTGCTGCACGCGCTGGGGCAGCACGAGCAGGCTGACCAGCTCTGCGGGCAACTGCTGGCCTGGCAGCGCACGATGGACCCGCCCATGCTCCCGACGGCCTGGGAGGTGCTGCAGGAGTCCTGCGCCCACGCCCCGGTGGCCGACGGCTGGCCTGAGCCCGACCCTGCCGAGTCGGTCCAGCGGCTGGCCGACGACGTACTGACCGCGCTTTCCTGACGCGGATCCCGCCAAGCTGCCGGAGAACTGCCGGTACTTCTGCCTCGTCCTGACATACGGCCGGACACAAGAATTACAGCCGTAGGACAGGTTCCACGAGACAGAGATCCGAGACCGGGTTCGGGCTCACGGCAGGGATTGGGGTGGTGGGCTGTGACGAGGCAAGCGCAGTTCACCGCAGTGCCGGAATGGCTCGAGCAGCAGGAGCAGGCGACGCGGAGTACATCCGGCAACCGGACGGTGGGGGCGCCGATCGGTTGCCGAGAGCTCCGGAGTGCTGCGTCGTGCGGATCTGTCCTACGCGAAACCGGGTGCCGTGCGCCGTCAGGGCACCGGACCCGGGGCGAGGTCCCAGCAGCGGTCAGGCACACGACACAGGGGACGAGTGCTGACTCGGTCGATACGGGAAAGCCGGTGGGTTTGGTCACCCGCCGGTGGGTCGACCGCTGGGATCTCCCGGGGGGAATCGCGGTGAATCGCACAGGGGACGAGTCGCCGCACAGCCGGTACCAAGCGTTGAGGAGCTGACACCGAGGGGGAGTCAGCTCACGGTGAGGTGGAGGCCAGCGGAGGGGTTGGCCGCCACCTCACCGCGCTGCTTTCGCGCCCACCACCCTCCGTCTTCCTCCCGCCCTACCACTCTCTTTCCTCCGGCCCCTACCACTCTCTTTCCTCCGGCCCCACCACTCTCTTTCCTTCCTTCCCTTCGTCTTTATTGCTTCTTGAACAAGGCCGCCTTGTCGAAGGCGTAGCCGACCATCCAGCTGGGTTGCAGCCGGCAGTAGGCGATGTCCGGACCCCAGCTGCTCGGCGAACTCCCGTAGTGCGCGGTCAGATGCGCCTCGATCTCGGCGAAGTCCGGATGCTCGGGGGTGAGGAATTCCACGTCCCCATGGCTGAACACCCCGATCCGCTCGCCGTCGACGTACGAGAGGCTTGCGGCGGGCCTGGCTCGCAGATGCCGCACCTTGGCCGCCGTACCGGAGGTCGTGAACACCCACCGCGTGTGCAGGAAGTGTCCGTCGACCGCGCTGATCCGCGGCTCGTTGTGGGCCGTCACAGTGGCCAGATTGAGCGTGCACATGCCGGTCAGGACCTGAACCAGTTCCTGGGCGTCCAGGTGCCGCTCGTCCTTGATGATGTTGCGGAGACGCTCGGTCGACCTCTCGTAGGCCGCATCCAGTAGGCGCTGCAGGTCGGCGATTTCCTCGGGGGTGTCCAACATGCTTCGCAGTCTGACACCAGGCACGGACGAAAACTGTCCGGTAACCTCGCTGCATGTCAGCCCGCGTGCACGTCGTCACCGACTCCACCGCGGGTCTGTCGGCGCACGAGGTGCTCCGGCTCCCGCTGACCGTCGTACCGCTCCAGGTCGTGATCGGCGGGATCTCGTACGACGACGGTGCCACCAGCGCGGATGCGGTCGCGGAGGCGCTCAAGACGTTCACCCCGGTTTCGACCAGCCGGCCGGCTCCGCAGTCGTTCGCCGATACGTATGCCGCATGCGCCGCCGACGGCGCTGAGGCCATCGTTTCGATCCACTTGTCCGGGGACATGTCCGGCACGTTCGAGGCGGCGATGATCGGCGCGAAGGAGTCGCCGATCCCGGTCCGCGTGGTCGATTCGCGGTCGCTCGGGATGGGGCTCGGGTTCCCGGTTCTCGCGGCAGCCGCTGCCGCTGCCGCCGGCGCGGACCAGGCCGGCGTCGAGGCGGCCGCCCGGGCCCGGATGTCGGCGGTGTCGTCGTACTTCTACGTGGACACCCTCGAGTACTTGCGCCGCGGCGGCCGAATCGGTGCCGCCCAAGCCCTTTTCGGTACTGCGCTCGCGGTCAAACCACTCCTGACCATCAGCGGCGGCCGAATCGTGCCACTCGAAAAAGTCCGTACGTCGAGCCGCGCGATCGCCCGTCTGGCCGACATCGCCGTCCAGCGAGCCGGCGACGGCCCGGTCCAACTGGCAGTCCACCATCTCGCCAACCTGGACAAGGCCCAAACCCTCGCCGACGGCCTCGCCGACCGCCTGCCCCAAGCCGACGAAATAGTCCTCCGCGAAGTAGGCGCCGTCATCGGCGCGCACGTGGGCCCCGGCCTCCTCGCCGTCGTGGTAGCCCCGCACTAGCACCGCCCACCTCGGCCCCGTCCTCGGGCGCCCGCCCTCGGTTGCGTTTTCCACAGGCTTGAAATTGATCCGGCCGGAGGGCCGAACCCTCGTACTTTCTCTGGCGTGAAGGTCAGACGCCGCACCCCAGCACCCGACCCAGGCGGTCGCCTGCGTGCCCTCGCCCGGCTGAACGCGGCCACGCCGGGAGCGGTGCGACGTGTGCCGCCGGCGAGCGTCGAGCAGCTGCAGAGCGTCGAGCTGCTGGCGAGTGGTGGGCAGAGGGCGAGCGCTGGGCTGCTGGGGAGTGATGACGAGGTGGGGAGTGATGAGGAGGTGCGAGGTGGATGGATTCCCGAAAGCGTGGTGCCCGAACGACTCCGCGGCAGCCGATGGGCCCTGGCCCCGCGGCACGTCGCCGTGGTCGCCATCATCCTGCTGCTCGGCTTGGTCTGGGCAGGCTGGTCGCTCTTCCACAGCCGACCCGAAGTCATCCCCGACGCACACCCGTCACCGCCCTCAGCAGTGGGCGGATCACCCGTCACCCAACCATCAACTCCCGGTGCCCCAACCCCATCTCCATCGCCCCAGGAGCTCGTCGTGGACGTAGCAGGCAAAGTCCGCCGCCCCGGCCTGGTGCGAGCCAAGCCCGGCTCCCGAGTAGCCGACGTGCTCGCCCTGGCCGGCGGAGCCCTGCCCGGCGTCGACCTGACCAGCCTCAACCTCGCCCGCCAGGTCTCCGACGGCGAACAAATCCTCGTAGGCATCCCAGGCAACGCCCCACCACCCACAACCCCAGGCCCCGCCACCACCCCCGGCGCCGAGCCTCCAACCGCAACCCCCGTAGACCTCAACAAAGCAACCCTCGCCGACCTGGAGGCCCTCCCCGGAGTCGGCCCAGTCCTGGCCCAGCGAATCCTCGACTGGCGAACAGAACACGGCCGCTTCACCACAATCGACGAACTCCAGGAGGTCACCGGAGTAGGCGAGAAGAAATTCGAATCCCTGAAACCCCATGTCCACGTCTAACCCCACCCCACCACCGGACGAGCCACCCGCTGTACCCGTGCCCTCGCTGGGGGAGGTGGCGGACCGATCCACTTCATCGCCTGTGGTGTCTGGGCAGGCGGAGGTGGAGCCGTGGGATGTGCGGCTGCTGGTTCCGGCGGGTGCGGGTTGGGCGACCGCGGTGATTTTGATCGGTCAGCACCCACTGGCGGGGGTGCTGACCGGCACAATCGCGCTCCTGCTCGCCGGTGTCCTGTTCGTGGGATTCCGGCGAGGTCCGGTCGTCGTGACGGCTGTCGGGGTGACTGTCGTAGTGGCGGGCATGGCGTTCGCAGCCGCCTTGCAAGTGCAGAGCCTTCGAGCCGGGCCAGTGCGGGAGCTGGCATCGACCGAGGCAGCAGTGAAGGTCCGGTTGAAGATCGACGGCGACCCAGCCGTCCGGAGTACTACAAGCAGGCGACCGCCGTACGTGGTGGTTCGTGCGACGATCGAGGAGATAACTGGGCGAGGACAGACAACGCGAGTGCGTACGCCGGTGCTGGTGATCGGATCAGTTCAGTGGAAGGACGTCCGGTTCGGCCAACATCTCGAAGCGGGCGGCCGATTAGGACCGGTCGAGTCGGGTTCCGACGTCGCCGCCATGCTCTCGGCACGAGCAGCCCCGAAGGTTCTCGACGAACCATCCTGGTGGCTGCGAGCCGCCGAACGAGTACGACTCGGGCTCCGGCAAGCAGTCGCCGGCGAGCCGGAGGCCGTGCGTGGCTTGGTTCCAGCCCTGGTGATGGGTGACGAATCCGCCCTGCCGACCGAGCTGGCCGACGACTTCAAAGTCACCGGCTTGACCCACCTGTCGGCCGTCTCGGGTACGAACCTCACCCTCCTACTCGCGTTCGTCCTACCGCTTGCCCGGCTGCTCGGAGTCCGCGCCCGCGGGCTCAACATCGTCGGCCTCGCGATGGTGGCCGTGTTCGTCGTACTCGCACGCCCCCAGCCAAGCGTCCTGCGCGCCGCCGTCATGGGCTTGGTCGCATTGGCCGCGATGACAAGCAGCGGCGGTCGACGAAGAGCGGTGCGCACCTTGTCGGTCGCAGTTCTCGCCCTACTCCTACTCGACACCTCACTAGCAAGATCTGCCGGTTTCGCCCTGTCGGTACTAGCCACCGCCGGCATCGTGCTCCTCGGCCCAACCTGGCGCGACGCACTGGCCACCTGGATGCCGGTACGCTTAGCTGAAGCGATCGCCTGCCCGCTAGCCGCGCAGATCGCCTGTACTCCGGTGGTCGCGTGGCTGTCGGGTCAGGTCTCGCTGGTGGCAGTAGCGGCAAACCTCCTCGCCGGACCAGCCGTAGGCCCCGCCACGATCATCGGATTCGGCACGGCCGGTATCGCCTTGCTGAGCGCAGATCTGGCTCGCCTGGCCGGTTGGGTCGCGGGCTGGCCGGCGCGCTGGATCATCCTCATCGCTCAGCAAGGAGCAGATCTCCCAGGCGCCGCGAGTGCTTGGCCCGCCACGGTGATCGGCGTCGGCGTACTCACGCTGCTCTGCCTCGCCCTGATCATCGGCCTGCACCGCATCCTCGCGAAGCCGATCGCCGTGGTGCTGGCCGTAGTACTAGTTGCTGTCGTCGTACTTCGCCCAGTCGGTTCGCTCACCTGGCCGCCAAAGGGCTGGCTTCTCGTGGCTTGCGATGTGGGCCAAGGCGACGGCCTCGTACTGCGAATTGGCGGCGACGCAGCGATCGTCGTGGACACCGGCCCGGATCCCGCGGTCATGGACCATTGCTTGCGCGAGTTGCAGGTGACGCATGTGCCCGTGCTTGTCTTCACGCACTTCCACGCGGACCACGTCGGGGGACTGGCCGGAGTACTGCATGGTCGCAAGGTCGACGAGATCGAGATGACGCCGTACTTCTCACCTGCTGCCGAGTACAGGCGCGTTGCCGAGTTGGCGGAGCTGCATCGGATACCGCTGCGGACGGTCGCGTTCCACGAGCAGCGGTCGGTCGGTCCGGTGAGCTGGACCGCTCTCTGGCCGGCGCGGGTTCCCGCTCTGCCGCAGTCGGGCCGATCTTCGGCGACGCCGACCGATGAGGGGTCGCCGGAGAACAACGCCAGCATCGCGATGATGGTCCAGGTCTCCGGCCTGCGTCTGCTCCTGACCGGCGACCTCGAACCAGAGTCCCAACGAGCCGTCCTGGCCACGGGGGTCGACCTCAGAGCCGACGTACTCAAGGTCCCGCACCACGGCTCCGCCCAGCAGGACCCCATTTTCATCCAGTCCACCGGCGCCAAACTCGCCCTCATCTCCGCCGGTATCGACAACGACTACGGCCACCCGGCCCCCCGCACCCTCGACCTCCTCACCCACGCAGGCATGACCATCGCCCGAACCGACATCCAGGGCTCCCTCGCCGTCCTGACCACCGACCAGCACCTCTCCCTCACCACCCACCGGTGACCTCCTCGCTGTTGACCGCCGACCAACACCTCTCTCACCGCCCACCGGTGACCTGTCCCGCCTCCGATCAGCAGGCGGGCCGTGGGGGTGTCGTGGATTGTCGGCGCGGCGTGGGATGCTGACGGGCGTTATGGCAGCTCGAAAGAATTCCGCGCCCAAGCTCGGCGACGTCCTGCTGGTGACGGGCGCCGAGACGTTCCTGGCCGACCGGGCGGTCCGTTCCGCGATCGTGGCAGTGTCGAAGGACACCGCCGACGTGGAGGTGACCGACGTCGCCGCGGCCGATCTCGATGTCGGGGTGTTCGCCGAGCTGACCGGCCCCTCGCTGTTCGCGACCGAGCGAGTCCTCGTACTGCGGGCGCTCGAGACCCTGCCTGCGGAGATGGTGCCGCACCTGTTGGAGTACGCAGGTTCGCCGGCTGACGATGTGCTGGTGGTCCTCGTGCACTCAGGTGGGCAGAAGGGCAAGGCGGTCCTCGACAAGTTGCGGAAGGCCTCGGTCAACGAAGTGGTCGCGACCGCGCCGAAGACCTGGGAGCTGCCCCAGTTCGTGCTCGGTGAGGTTCGGCTTCTGAAAGGGAGCATCGACGAGCGTGGTGCGACCGCTCTTGTCGATGCCGTTGGACACGACCTGCGGGCGCTTGCCGGTGCGTGTTCGCAACTGGTGTCGGACTCCGACGGGCAGCCGATCAACCAGGACCTGATCAGTCAGTACTTCGGCGGTCGCGCCGAGGTGACCAGCTTCGCCGTTGCCGACGCCGCGATCGCGGGCCGGACGGAGCCTGCGCTCGAACAGTTGCGCTGGGCGTTGGACTGCGGAGTCGCGTCAGTCCTCGTCACCAGCGCGATGGCTGGTGGGCTCCGCGGGCTGGCGAAGTACACGAGTGCGCCAAGTGGTCTTCGCGAGGCAGACCTGGCCCGCGAGGTCGGCGTACCGCCGTGGAAGCTGAAGACCCTGAAGCAACAAGCCCGCGGCTGGACCGCAGGCGGCCTGGCCACCGCCATCAAGGCGGTCGCCCAAGCAGACGCCGACGTCAAAGGCGCCTCCGGCGACGCCGGCTACGCCCTCGAGCGAATGGTGATCACAGTCAGCCGCGCCCACGGCCGCCGCTAACCCCCTACAGATTTAGGGGACCGACCGCCACTGAACCCAACAGGTTCAGGGTCCAGCCGGCGCTGAACTCAGCAGGTTTTTGGGGACGCAAAAACGATCGGCCTGGTCCGGTGGCGGATAGGCCGATCGTCAGGGCGCGATCAGAGAGAAGCGGCCTTCTTGAAGATGGACGACTTCCGGTTGGCGGCCTGGTTGGCGTGGATAACGCCCTTGCTGGCAGCCTTGTCGAGCAGGCGAGCCGCCACGCGGGCGTTCTCCTGCGCCTTCGGGGCATCGCCGGCGTCGGCGGCCTCACGGAAGCGGCGAACTGCCGTCTTGAGGGTCGACTTCACAGACTTGTTGCGAAGCCGCGCATCCTCGTTCTGGCGGTTGCGCTTGATCTGGGACTTGATGTTCGCCACGGAGCAGAGCCTCGATCAGGAGTTTGCGGTTAAGACAGGAAAGGTGGTGCGTGCACGGGTGAGTAGCAAACGCACACGCGCGAAGAGACAGACTAGCAAGAAGCCCTGATCAGCACCAAACCGAGCAACGCTACCGACGCCTGCCTTCGACACCCCCAACCCTACAGCCGCAGCCTAGAGAGACCGCACCGCCAACCGCAGCCTGGCCGCTCACAGAGGCGAAGGTGGCCTGCCGCCTGCCGCCTGCCGCCTACCGCCTGCCGCGAAGGTGGATGCCGCGCTGCCGGCGGTGGTGAGCTGATGGTGAGGGCTAGTGGTCCCTGGGGGAGGTGGGGATTCGGCGGTGGATTTCAGGGCGTTGAGGGTGTGATGGATGCCGGTGACGTTGCGTGTGTTGCGGTTGCCGAAGATGAGGCTGAACGGGCGGCGGAGGACGGCGGGGCGGTGGGTGCATTCGGGGCTCCATTCGCCCATTCGGGGGAGGTCGCTGACCAGTGCGTAGAGGTGGTCCGGCGGGGCCTCGACGGTGATGGATGCCTCGAAGTCCGGCGTGTCGGTCCTTCCGTGGTGACGGTGATTCCCCGTGACACGTACTGGACTGAGCGTGACATCGGCGAGGGGCAGCGGCATACTCGGCCCCCATGTCGTCCTCCGCCCGCGTACGTCGTACGGCCGGTCTGCTGATTTTCGCAGTCTTCGCCGCCACCACCACAGCCCTCGCCGTCGCCGGCTCCGCCACCGCGTCGAGCCAGAGCGTCGCGGCGAGCCAGAGCGTCGCGGCGAGTCAGGGGCGGGCGCAGGTGGAGCGGGTCGGCCAGGGAACCGGTGTGCCGGAGTCGGTGACTGGGGTTTATCTGGTTCAGCTCGATGATTCGCCGGTTGCGGAGTATGACGGCGACATCGGCGGGCTGCCCGCGACGCGGGTTGTTCCTGGTGGCAAGTTGTTGAGGCAGGCCGCGCCGGTGCTCTCGTATGTGGA
It encodes:
- a CDS encoding SRPBCC family protein is translated as MPLPLADVTLSPVRVTGNHRHHGRTDTPDFEASITVEAPPDHLYALVSDLPRMGEWSPECTHRPAVLRRPFSLIFGNRNTRNVTGIHHTLNALKSTAESPPPPGTTSPHHQLTTAGSAASTFAAGGRRQAAGGRPPSPL